In a single window of the Drosophila miranda strain MSH22 chromosome XL, D.miranda_PacBio2.1, whole genome shotgun sequence genome:
- the LOC108151832 gene encoding cAMP-regulated phosphoprotein 19-A-like, whose product MNQNNKELSHKYPPRQGHKAFINKLAKKQKYFDSADYQMALQTQEQGQAMGDGLQITGAVVPTQEAISANKSQLPRSPLVEPKPDSTLSSVSTKLEALEVGEHESH is encoded by the coding sequence ATGAATCAGAACAATAAAGAGCTCTCGCATAAGTATCCGCCCCGCCAAGGCCATAAGGCGTTCATCAACAAACTGGCCAAAAAGCAAAAGTACTTCGATTCGGCCGACTATCAAATGGCCCTCCAGACCCAGGAGCAGGGGCAAGCCATGGGAGACGGCTTGCAGATCACTGGCGCAGTGGTGCCCACACAGGAGGCCATTTCAGCCAACAAGTCGCAGCTGCCACGGTCCCCTCTGGTAGAGCCAAAGCCCGACTCAACCTTGTCTTCGGTTTCAACCAAGCTGGAGGCCCTGGAAGTGGGGGAACACGAATCACACTAA